One stretch of Trichomycterus rosablanca isolate fTriRos1 chromosome 3, fTriRos1.hap1, whole genome shotgun sequence DNA includes these proteins:
- the LOC134310906 gene encoding glycogen debranching enzyme-like isoform X2 codes for METPEKTLFRLEQGYELQFRLGPTLQGKNVRVYTNYPTPGKKFNSQEFQALDWINPTGKEDDSDKYCKLELEVAGSYQYYFGCGNEEKSGGGYFVVDPVLHVGHEIKPLPLNSITIQTYLAKCLGPLDEWLDRLRVAKETGYNMIHLTPLQTLGESRSCYSLADRLELNPDFSPPGKTFTWADVGNLTEKIRKDWNMVCITDVVYNHTAANSKWLKQHPECGYNLLNSPHLRPAWMLDRALWHFSCDVADGKYTERGLPALIENDKHLDTLRELLWEYVFPLLKLWEFLQVHVDKAVEQFQKLLQADNTPAGTENEEKHKLKIIQDPQYRRFGNTVDMQVALKMFGRHTNGPAAIQVRCDWFKNSLEELNLECYKEMRTHHEQAVNCILGTVRYERLAAKGPKLGLVTRTHPLVTRYFTFPFEDMSMEKEDLLLQNPDNACHILAQNGWVMGDVPLRNFAETGTNIYLRRELVCWGDSVKLRYGSKPEDCPYLWEHMRKYTEITAKHFYGLRLDNCHSTPLHVAEAMLATARVVKPNLYVIAELFTGSEQLDNTFVNSLGINSLVREAMSAGDSHEEGRLVYRFGGEPVGSFFQPNLRPLVPGVAPAMFLDVSHDNECPIQVRSVYDSLPSSAIVSMACCATGSTRGYDELVPHQISVITEERLYSRWNPDALPSSPGEINLQSGILAGKLALNKLHQELAEKGFTQVYVDQLDEDTVAITRHSPRTHQSVVTVSRTAFKNPKTHHYRESVSPMYIPGQIDEVILEAQIVQRETDFYVKDEKCINGMPEYTVKLQEHVQIKDSQIAKLGDAKTNGCSEFLQEIVFDQLTPGSVIAFRVSLDPKSQSAVGFLRTQLSQFNRMYKSSSLTDPDVPNILKNSLELLVFKLSLAELNVLLFRCDDEEREDGGGCYSIPFWLSLKYAGLQGFLSVLSEIRPKNDLGHPFCNNLRQGDWMLDYISSRLLDKNGALMEVGEWFQAMFAYLKQLPRFLVPCYFDAIIAGAYTTAVDGVISKMSSFVKNSSTLVKQLALGSVQMCGMGPVPALPALSPSLQDVPYRLSPFTKQEEQCCASLAAGLPHFSSGIFRCWGRDTFVALRGLMLITGRYIEARNIILAFAGTMRHGLIPNLLGEGMKARYNCRDAVWWWLQCIQDYCAMVPNGIDILKCPVSRMYPTDESEPQPAGTVGQPLYDVIQEAMQRHMEGIVFREHNAGPQIDYHMRDEGFNVEARVDLETGFVYGGNQFNCGTWMDKMGESDKAGNRGIPATPRDGSAVEIVGLCKSTIRWLMHLNQNGHFPYSSVSVQKDGETHMVLYSEWNQRIQENFERMFYVSPDPEEKHEKHPGLVHKRGIYKDTYGASSPWCDYQLRPNFTIAMVVAPELFTVDRAWAALEIVEKKLLGPLGMRTLDPDDMVYCGVYDNALDSNNYNLAKGFNYHQGPEWLWLVGYFLRAKLYFAKQTGQGVYENTLCMVKNVLSRHHVHLDRSPWKGLPELTNENGQYCPFSCETQAWSIGTILEVIYDLCVTENL; via the exons ATGGAGACACCAGAGAAGACTCTGTTTCGCCTGGAACAAG GCTATGAGCTTCAGTTCCGTCTGGGGCCCACCTTGCAAGGAAAGAATGTTCGTGTTTACACCAACTACCCTACACCAGGAAAAAAGTTCAACAGCCAAGAGTTTCAAGCCCTGGATTGGATCAACCCCACTGGGAAGGAAGATGACTCTGACAAGTATTGCAAACTGGAACTTGAGGTTGCAGGATCTTACCAGTATTACTTTGGTTGTGG GAATGAAGAGAAGTCAGGTGGTGGGTACTTCGTCGTGGACCCTGTGCTGCATGTGGGCCATGAGATAAAGCCTCTTCCTTTGAACAGCATCACCATTCAGACTTATCTGGCCAAGTGTCTTGGTCCACTGGATGAATGGCTAGATCGACTCAGAGTGGCCAAGGAAACTG GTTACAACATGATCCACTTGACGCCTCTGCAGACACTGGGCGAGTCACGTTCCTGCTACTCCCTAGCTGACCGGCTTGAGCTGAACCCAGATTTCTCTCCTCCAGGAAAGACCTTCACCTGGGCAGATGTGGGGAATCTAACAGAAAAGATCAGAAAAGATTGGAACATGGTTTGCATTACAGATGTTGTGTACAACCATACAG CGGCTAACAGTAAATGGCTCAAACAGCATCCCGAGTGTGGCTACAACCTGCTAAACTCTCCACATCTGAGGCCAGCCTGGATGCTGGACAGAGCTCTCTGGCACTTCAGCTGTGACGTTGCAGATGGAAAATACACTGAGAGAGGTCTGCCAGCTCTGATTGAGAATGACAAGCACCTTGAT ACCCTCAGAGAACTTCTGTGGGAGTATGTTTTCCCTCTGTTGAAGCTCTGGGAGTTCCTCCAAGTTCATGTGGACAAAGCTGTGGAGCAGTTTCAAAAGCTTCTGCAAGCTG ATAACACTCCAGCTGGCACAGAAAATGAGGAAAAGCATAAGCTGAAGATCATCCAGGATCCACAGTATAGGCGGTTTGGAAATACTGTAGACATGCAGGTGGCACTAAAGATGTTTGGCAGACACAC GAATGGTCCAGCAGCCATCCAGGTGCGCTGTGATTGGTTCAAGAACAGTCTGGAGGAATTGAACTTGGAGTGCTATAAGGAAATGCGCACCCACCATGAACAG GCTGTAAACTGCATACTGGGAACTGTGAGATATGAACGCCTGGCAGCCAAGGGTCCCAAACTAGGACTGGTCACCAGGACGCACCCATTGGTGACAAG ATATTTTACCTTCCCATTTGAGGATATGTCCATGGAGAAGGAGGACCTGCTGCTACAGAATCCGGATAATGCATGCCACATTTTGGCCCAAAATGGATGGGTAATGGGAGATGTCCCTCTCAGGAACTTTGCAGAAACTG GCACCAACATCTATTTAAGGAGAGAGCTGGTTTGTTGGGGTGACAGTGTGAAACTCCGCTACGGCAGTAAACCTGAGGACTGTCCGTACCTGTGGGAACACATGAGAAAGTATACAGAGATCACAGCCAAACACTTCTATGGTTTACGTCTGGACAACTGCCATTCCACTCCTCTACATGTAGCTGAG GCGATGTTAGCCACTGCCCGGGTGGTCAAACCCAATCTGTACGTGATAGCTGAGCTGTTTACTGGCAGCGAGCAGCTTGACAATACCTTTGTTAACAGTCTGGGGATTAACAGTCTCGTCAGAG AGGCTATGAGCGCTGGCGACAGTCATGAGGAAGGCAGGCTGGTCTATCGATTTGGAGGAGAACCTGTCGGCTCCTTTTTCCAGCCCAATCTCAGACCTTTGGTTCCAGGCGTAGCGCCTGCTATGTTCCTCGACGTTAGCCATGACAACGAGTGTCCCATCCAG GTCCGATCCGTGTACGACTCCCttcccagctctgctatcgtCTCTATGGCCTGTTGTGCCACAGGCAGTACTAGAGGATACGATGAGCTGGTTCCTCACCAG ATTTCAGTGATCACTGAGGAGCGATTATACTCCAGGTGGAACCCAGATGCTCTACCTTCTTCTCCTGGAGAAATCAACCTGCAGTCGGGCATCCTGGCCGGGAAACTGGCACTAAACAAGCTTCACCAGGAGCTGGCTGAAAAGGGCTTTACCCAG gtgtaTGTAGACCAGCTGGATGAGGACACTGTGGCTATAACCAGACACAGCCCAAGAACTCATCAATCTGTAGTAACTGTTTCCAGAACGGCCTTTAAAAACCCCAAAACACACCACTACAGAGAAAGCGTTTCTCCCATGTACATACCAG GTCAAATAGATGAGGTGATTCTGGAGGCTCAGATagtacagagagaaacagacttCTATGTGAAAGATGAGAAGTGTATAAATGGCATGCCGGAGTACACTGTGAAGCTGCAGGAACATGTTCAG ATAAAGGACAGCCAGATAGCAAAACTAGGAGATGCTAAGACGAACGGTTGCAGTGAGTTTTTACAAGAGATTGTGTTTGATCAGCTCACTCCAGGAAGTGTGATTGCATTCAG GGTGAGTCTGGATCCAAAATCTCAAAGCGCAGTGGGCTTTCTACGCACTCAGCTCTCTCAGTTTAACCGCATGTACAAATCCAGCAGTCTCACCGATCCTGATGTTCCAAACATCCTGAAAAATTCCTTAGAACT CCTTGTCTTCAAGCTGTCTTTGGCTGAGCTAAACGTCCTGCTGTTCCGCTGTGATGATGAGGAGCGGGAGGACGGTGGAGGATGCTACAGTATTCCATTCTGGTTGTCCCTCAAGTACGCCGGCCTTCAAG GTTTCTTGTCGGTGCTGTCAGAGATTCGACCCAAAAATGACCTCGGCCATCCCTTCTGCAACAACCTGAGGCAGGGCGACTGGATGCTCGATTACATTAGCTCTCGTCTCCTGGATAAAAACGGAGCGCTGATGGAG GTGGGGGAGTGGTTTCAGGCTATGTTTGCCTACCTAAAACAACTGCCACGCTTTCTCGTGCCATGTTACTTTGATGCCATCATTGCTGGGGCGTACACTACAGCTGTGGATGGCGTCATCAGCAAAATGTCCAG CTTCGTGAAAAACAgttcgaccctggtgaagcagCTGGCGCTGGGCTCAGTACAGATGTGTGGTATGGGCCCTGTGCCGGCTTTGCCTGCTCTTTCTCCCTCCCTGCAGGACGTCCCTTATCGCCTCAGTCCCTTTACCAAGCAGGAGGAACAGTGCTGTGCATCTTTGGCTGCAG GCTTGCCTCACTTCTCATCTGGAATTTTCCGCTGTTGGGGCCGAGACACGTTTGTTGCCCTGCGTGGACTCATGCTCATCACTGGAAGATACATAGAGGCAAG GAACATTATCCTGGCATTTGCTGGCACGATGAGGCATGGGCTGATCCCAAACCTGCTTGGCGAGGGCATGAAGGCTCGCTACAACTGCCGAGATGCAGTGTGGTGGTGGCTGCAGTGCATCCAGGACTACTGTGCTATGGTGCCCAATGGAATAGACATCCTGAAGTGTCCTGTGTCTCGCATGTATCCTACTGATGAATCTGAACCCCAGCCTGCAGGCACTGTG GGCCAGCCTCTGTATGATGTGATCCAGGAGGCCATGCAGCGCCACATGGAGGGCATTGTATTTAGGGAACATAATGCCGGGCCTCAGATTGATTATCACATGAGAGATGAAG GGTTTAACGTTGAGGCAAGAGTAGACCTGGAAACAGGCTTTGTTTATGGGGGAAATCAGTTCAACTGTGGTACATGGATGGACAAAATGGGTGAGAGCGACAAAGCAGGCAATAGAGGGATACCAGCAACCCCGAG agatGGCTCTGCGGTAGAGATCGTGGGTCTCTGTAAGTCCACCATTCGCTGGCTGATGCATTTAAACCAAAATGGTCACTTCCCCTACTCATCTGTCAGTGTTCAAAAGGATG GTGAAACTCACATGGTGTTGTATTCTGAGTGGAACCAGAGGATCCAGGAGAACTTTGAGAGGATGTTCTATGTGTCGCCTGATCCAGaggaaaaacatgaaaaacatccAGGGCTGGTGCACAAAAGAGGCATTTATAAAGATACATATGGTGCCTCCAGTCCCTGGTGTGACTACCAGCTCCGACCAAACTTCACCATCGCCATGGTGGTG
- the LOC134310906 gene encoding glycogen debranching enzyme-like isoform X1: protein METPEKTLFRLEQGYELQFRLGPTLQGKNVRVYTNYPTPGKKFNSQEFQALDWINPTGKEDDSDKYCKLELEVAGSYQYYFGCGNEEKSGGGYFVVDPVLHVGHEIKPLPLNSITIQTYLAKCLGPLDEWLDRLRVAKETGYNMIHLTPLQTLGESRSCYSLADRLELNPDFSPPGKTFTWADVGNLTEKIRKDWNMVCITDVVYNHTAANSKWLKQHPECGYNLLNSPHLRPAWMLDRALWHFSCDVADGKYTERGLPALIENDKHLDTLRELLWEYVFPLLKLWEFLQVHVDKAVEQFQKLLQADNTPAGTENEEKHKLKIIQDPQYRRFGNTVDMQVALKMFGRHTNGPAAIQVRCDWFKNSLEELNLECYKEMRTHHEQAVNCILGTVRYERLAAKGPKLGLVTRTHPLVTRYFTFPFEDMSMEKEDLLLQNPDNACHILAQNGWVMGDVPLRNFAETGTNIYLRRELVCWGDSVKLRYGSKPEDCPYLWEHMRKYTEITAKHFYGLRLDNCHSTPLHVAEYMLRIAREHRPDLYVVAELFTQSEELDNVFISRLGITSLIREAMSAGDSHEEGRLVYRFGGEPVGSFFQPNLRPLVPGVAPAMFLDVSHDNECPIQVRSVYDSLPSSAIVSMACCATGSTRGYDELVPHQISVITEERLYSRWNPDALPSSPGEINLQSGILAGKLALNKLHQELAEKGFTQVYVDQLDEDTVAITRHSPRTHQSVVTVSRTAFKNPKTHHYRESVSPMYIPGQIDEVILEAQIVQRETDFYVKDEKCINGMPEYTVKLQEHVQIKDSQIAKLGDAKTNGCSEFLQEIVFDQLTPGSVIAFRVSLDPKSQSAVGFLRTQLSQFNRMYKSSSLTDPDVPNILKNSLELLVFKLSLAELNVLLFRCDDEEREDGGGCYSIPFWLSLKYAGLQGFLSVLSEIRPKNDLGHPFCNNLRQGDWMLDYISSRLLDKNGALMEVGEWFQAMFAYLKQLPRFLVPCYFDAIIAGAYTTAVDGVISKMSSFVKNSSTLVKQLALGSVQMCGMGPVPALPALSPSLQDVPYRLSPFTKQEEQCCASLAAGLPHFSSGIFRCWGRDTFVALRGLMLITGRYIEARNIILAFAGTMRHGLIPNLLGEGMKARYNCRDAVWWWLQCIQDYCAMVPNGIDILKCPVSRMYPTDESEPQPAGTVGQPLYDVIQEAMQRHMEGIVFREHNAGPQIDYHMRDEGFNVEARVDLETGFVYGGNQFNCGTWMDKMGESDKAGNRGIPATPRDGSAVEIVGLCKSTIRWLMHLNQNGHFPYSSVSVQKDGETHMVLYSEWNQRIQENFERMFYVSPDPEEKHEKHPGLVHKRGIYKDTYGASSPWCDYQLRPNFTIAMVVAPELFTVDRAWAALEIVEKKLLGPLGMRTLDPDDMVYCGVYDNALDSNNYNLAKGFNYHQGPEWLWLVGYFLRAKLYFAKQTGQGVYENTLCMVKNVLSRHHVHLDRSPWKGLPELTNENGQYCPFSCETQAWSIGTILEVIYDLCVTENL from the exons ATGGAGACACCAGAGAAGACTCTGTTTCGCCTGGAACAAG GCTATGAGCTTCAGTTCCGTCTGGGGCCCACCTTGCAAGGAAAGAATGTTCGTGTTTACACCAACTACCCTACACCAGGAAAAAAGTTCAACAGCCAAGAGTTTCAAGCCCTGGATTGGATCAACCCCACTGGGAAGGAAGATGACTCTGACAAGTATTGCAAACTGGAACTTGAGGTTGCAGGATCTTACCAGTATTACTTTGGTTGTGG GAATGAAGAGAAGTCAGGTGGTGGGTACTTCGTCGTGGACCCTGTGCTGCATGTGGGCCATGAGATAAAGCCTCTTCCTTTGAACAGCATCACCATTCAGACTTATCTGGCCAAGTGTCTTGGTCCACTGGATGAATGGCTAGATCGACTCAGAGTGGCCAAGGAAACTG GTTACAACATGATCCACTTGACGCCTCTGCAGACACTGGGCGAGTCACGTTCCTGCTACTCCCTAGCTGACCGGCTTGAGCTGAACCCAGATTTCTCTCCTCCAGGAAAGACCTTCACCTGGGCAGATGTGGGGAATCTAACAGAAAAGATCAGAAAAGATTGGAACATGGTTTGCATTACAGATGTTGTGTACAACCATACAG CGGCTAACAGTAAATGGCTCAAACAGCATCCCGAGTGTGGCTACAACCTGCTAAACTCTCCACATCTGAGGCCAGCCTGGATGCTGGACAGAGCTCTCTGGCACTTCAGCTGTGACGTTGCAGATGGAAAATACACTGAGAGAGGTCTGCCAGCTCTGATTGAGAATGACAAGCACCTTGAT ACCCTCAGAGAACTTCTGTGGGAGTATGTTTTCCCTCTGTTGAAGCTCTGGGAGTTCCTCCAAGTTCATGTGGACAAAGCTGTGGAGCAGTTTCAAAAGCTTCTGCAAGCTG ATAACACTCCAGCTGGCACAGAAAATGAGGAAAAGCATAAGCTGAAGATCATCCAGGATCCACAGTATAGGCGGTTTGGAAATACTGTAGACATGCAGGTGGCACTAAAGATGTTTGGCAGACACAC GAATGGTCCAGCAGCCATCCAGGTGCGCTGTGATTGGTTCAAGAACAGTCTGGAGGAATTGAACTTGGAGTGCTATAAGGAAATGCGCACCCACCATGAACAG GCTGTAAACTGCATACTGGGAACTGTGAGATATGAACGCCTGGCAGCCAAGGGTCCCAAACTAGGACTGGTCACCAGGACGCACCCATTGGTGACAAG ATATTTTACCTTCCCATTTGAGGATATGTCCATGGAGAAGGAGGACCTGCTGCTACAGAATCCGGATAATGCATGCCACATTTTGGCCCAAAATGGATGGGTAATGGGAGATGTCCCTCTCAGGAACTTTGCAGAAACTG GCACCAACATCTATTTAAGGAGAGAGCTGGTTTGTTGGGGTGACAGTGTGAAACTCCGCTACGGCAGTAAACCTGAGGACTGTCCGTACCTGTGGGAACACATGAGAAAGTATACAGAGATCACAGCCAAACACTTCTATGGTTTACGTCTGGACAACTGCCATTCCACTCCTCTACATGTAGCTGAG TACATGCTGAGGATTGCTCGTGAACACAGGCCCGATCTGTACGTGGTGGCTGAGCTTTTTACGCAGAGCGAGGAGCTGGACAATGTCTTCATCTCTCGCCTTGGAATTACCTCCCTCATCCGGG AGGCTATGAGCGCTGGCGACAGTCATGAGGAAGGCAGGCTGGTCTATCGATTTGGAGGAGAACCTGTCGGCTCCTTTTTCCAGCCCAATCTCAGACCTTTGGTTCCAGGCGTAGCGCCTGCTATGTTCCTCGACGTTAGCCATGACAACGAGTGTCCCATCCAG GTCCGATCCGTGTACGACTCCCttcccagctctgctatcgtCTCTATGGCCTGTTGTGCCACAGGCAGTACTAGAGGATACGATGAGCTGGTTCCTCACCAG ATTTCAGTGATCACTGAGGAGCGATTATACTCCAGGTGGAACCCAGATGCTCTACCTTCTTCTCCTGGAGAAATCAACCTGCAGTCGGGCATCCTGGCCGGGAAACTGGCACTAAACAAGCTTCACCAGGAGCTGGCTGAAAAGGGCTTTACCCAG gtgtaTGTAGACCAGCTGGATGAGGACACTGTGGCTATAACCAGACACAGCCCAAGAACTCATCAATCTGTAGTAACTGTTTCCAGAACGGCCTTTAAAAACCCCAAAACACACCACTACAGAGAAAGCGTTTCTCCCATGTACATACCAG GTCAAATAGATGAGGTGATTCTGGAGGCTCAGATagtacagagagaaacagacttCTATGTGAAAGATGAGAAGTGTATAAATGGCATGCCGGAGTACACTGTGAAGCTGCAGGAACATGTTCAG ATAAAGGACAGCCAGATAGCAAAACTAGGAGATGCTAAGACGAACGGTTGCAGTGAGTTTTTACAAGAGATTGTGTTTGATCAGCTCACTCCAGGAAGTGTGATTGCATTCAG GGTGAGTCTGGATCCAAAATCTCAAAGCGCAGTGGGCTTTCTACGCACTCAGCTCTCTCAGTTTAACCGCATGTACAAATCCAGCAGTCTCACCGATCCTGATGTTCCAAACATCCTGAAAAATTCCTTAGAACT CCTTGTCTTCAAGCTGTCTTTGGCTGAGCTAAACGTCCTGCTGTTCCGCTGTGATGATGAGGAGCGGGAGGACGGTGGAGGATGCTACAGTATTCCATTCTGGTTGTCCCTCAAGTACGCCGGCCTTCAAG GTTTCTTGTCGGTGCTGTCAGAGATTCGACCCAAAAATGACCTCGGCCATCCCTTCTGCAACAACCTGAGGCAGGGCGACTGGATGCTCGATTACATTAGCTCTCGTCTCCTGGATAAAAACGGAGCGCTGATGGAG GTGGGGGAGTGGTTTCAGGCTATGTTTGCCTACCTAAAACAACTGCCACGCTTTCTCGTGCCATGTTACTTTGATGCCATCATTGCTGGGGCGTACACTACAGCTGTGGATGGCGTCATCAGCAAAATGTCCAG CTTCGTGAAAAACAgttcgaccctggtgaagcagCTGGCGCTGGGCTCAGTACAGATGTGTGGTATGGGCCCTGTGCCGGCTTTGCCTGCTCTTTCTCCCTCCCTGCAGGACGTCCCTTATCGCCTCAGTCCCTTTACCAAGCAGGAGGAACAGTGCTGTGCATCTTTGGCTGCAG GCTTGCCTCACTTCTCATCTGGAATTTTCCGCTGTTGGGGCCGAGACACGTTTGTTGCCCTGCGTGGACTCATGCTCATCACTGGAAGATACATAGAGGCAAG GAACATTATCCTGGCATTTGCTGGCACGATGAGGCATGGGCTGATCCCAAACCTGCTTGGCGAGGGCATGAAGGCTCGCTACAACTGCCGAGATGCAGTGTGGTGGTGGCTGCAGTGCATCCAGGACTACTGTGCTATGGTGCCCAATGGAATAGACATCCTGAAGTGTCCTGTGTCTCGCATGTATCCTACTGATGAATCTGAACCCCAGCCTGCAGGCACTGTG GGCCAGCCTCTGTATGATGTGATCCAGGAGGCCATGCAGCGCCACATGGAGGGCATTGTATTTAGGGAACATAATGCCGGGCCTCAGATTGATTATCACATGAGAGATGAAG GGTTTAACGTTGAGGCAAGAGTAGACCTGGAAACAGGCTTTGTTTATGGGGGAAATCAGTTCAACTGTGGTACATGGATGGACAAAATGGGTGAGAGCGACAAAGCAGGCAATAGAGGGATACCAGCAACCCCGAG agatGGCTCTGCGGTAGAGATCGTGGGTCTCTGTAAGTCCACCATTCGCTGGCTGATGCATTTAAACCAAAATGGTCACTTCCCCTACTCATCTGTCAGTGTTCAAAAGGATG GTGAAACTCACATGGTGTTGTATTCTGAGTGGAACCAGAGGATCCAGGAGAACTTTGAGAGGATGTTCTATGTGTCGCCTGATCCAGaggaaaaacatgaaaaacatccAGGGCTGGTGCACAAAAGAGGCATTTATAAAGATACATATGGTGCCTCCAGTCCCTGGTGTGACTACCAGCTCCGACCAAACTTCACCATCGCCATGGTGGTG